A region from the Lolium perenne isolate Kyuss_39 chromosome 4, Kyuss_2.0, whole genome shotgun sequence genome encodes:
- the LOC127323705 gene encoding uncharacterized protein: MPSSDSCAEKEEQPADQLDRDSSLVMVMILVHNMLKLDYTMQERIVRSLSLKSSSAEVEGYCLMWDLRPNVDGDLMNLAWKSCP; the protein is encoded by the exons GAAAAGGAGGAGCAGCCTGCAGATCAACTTGACCGCGATTCATCGCTCGTTATGGTGATGATCCTCGTCCATAACATGCTGAAGCTTGACTATACAATGCAG GAAAGGATTGTCAGGTCACTGTCCCTTAAATCATCATCCGCGGAGGTCGAGGGCTACTGCCTTATGTGGGATCTGCGTCCCAACGTCGATGGCGACTTGATGAATCTCGCGTGGAAATCGTGCCCATAA